The genomic interval AAGCTCGCGGCGACGCGGGTGCGGCCGCCCAGGCCGACGCGGGCGCGGCGCAGGGCGGAGCTGAGTGCGCGGATGGCGTCCGGCTGGCCGTACACCTGGTCGGCGAGCTGCTGCTCGAGGTCCACAAGCTGCGCGGCGGTTTCTTCGCTGTAGATGCCGCCCATGGAGTTGATGACACTCTCGATGTCCTCGCGGGTGACGTACGGTTCGCCTTCGTCGGTTTCCGCGACGGGCAGGCCGATGCTCATGTTCAGGCGGACGCGGCTGGCGGCCTCATCGATCAGGTCAATGGCCTTGTCGGGGAAGTTGCGGCCCGGGAGGCTGCGCTCGCCGATGCGCACGGCAAGTTCGAGGGCCTGCTCGGGAATCTGCACGCCGTGGTGCTCTTCGTACTTGGGTTTCAGGCCGCGCAGGATCTGGAGGGTCTCGGCGGGGCTGGGTTCCAGGACGATCACCGGCTGGAACCGGCGTTCGAGGGCGGCGTCCTTCTCGATGTACCGGTGGTATTCGCCTGTGGTGGTGGCGCCGATCACCTGAATCTCTCCGCGCGACAGGGCGGGTTTGAGGATGTTCGCGGCGTCCAGGGTCCCTTCGGCGCCGCCTGCACCGACCAGGGTGTGCAGCTCGTCGATGAACGCCATGACCTTGGCGTTGCGGAGTTCCTCAATGATCTGCCGGAGGCGCTCCTCGAATTCCCCGCGGTACTTCGTGCCGGCCACCACGCCACTGAGGTCCAGGCTGACGAGGCGCACGCCATGCAGGTTGGGCGGGGTGCGTTTCTCATGGATGGCGAGCGCGAGGCCCTCGACGATAGCGGTCTTGCCAACGCCCGGGTCGCCGATCAGCACGGGGTTGTTCTTGGTGCGGCGCGTGAGGATCTGCGTGACGCGGCGGATCTCCTCGCTGCGGCCGATGACGGGGTCCAGTTTGCCTTCGCGCGCCCACTTGGTCAGGTCGCGGCCGTACTCGTCGAGGAAGGGCGTGGCGACCGGTTTGGCGGGTTTGGCGCCGGCACTTTCACCCTGCGCGAGGATGCGCCAGCGGATGGTGTCGACGTCCTTGGTGAGTTCCTGCAGGATGCGGAAGGCGACGCCGTCACCTTCACGGATGATGCCCAGCAGGATGTGCTCGGTGCTGGTCACCTGGGCGCCGAGCGCGCGGGCTTCGCTCGAGGCGAGTTCCATGACGCGCCGAGCCCTCGGGGTGATGCTCGGAGCGTCATTCAGGCGGTTGCCTTCGCCGCGGCCGATGATTTCCTCCACGCGG from Deinococcus taeanensis carries:
- a CDS encoding ATP-dependent Clp protease ATP-binding subunit translates to MNRYDDRARLVFHYAREEGNRLGHAMVGPEHLLLGLMREGGTAASILGEFGASLDGLRRRVEEIIGRGEGNRLNDAPSITPRARRVMELASSEARALGAQVTSTEHILLGIIREGDGVAFRILQELTKDVDTIRWRILAQGESAGAKPAKPVATPFLDEYGRDLTKWAREGKLDPVIGRSEEIRRVTQILTRRTKNNPVLIGDPGVGKTAIVEGLALAIHEKRTPPNLHGVRLVSLDLSGVVAGTKYRGEFEERLRQIIEELRNAKVMAFIDELHTLVGAGGAEGTLDAANILKPALSRGEIQVIGATTTGEYHRYIEKDAALERRFQPVIVLEPSPAETLQILRGLKPKYEEHHGVQIPEQALELAVRIGERSLPGRNFPDKAIDLIDEAASRVRLNMSIGLPVAETDEGEPYVTREDIESVINSMGGIYSEETAAQLVDLEQQLADQVYGQPDAIRALSSALRRARVGLGGRTRVAASFLFVGPSGVGKTHLAKALARTLFGSERSLIRMDMSEFQESHSVSKLIGSPPGYVGFEQGGRLTEAVRRQPFSVILLDEIEKAHPDVYNTFLQVLDDGRLTDGLGRTVDFRRTIIIMTSNTGFNVNPTVGFSPVTPDNNQPLRHIFTPEFLDRLDEVIRFRSLGEEELVRVAQQLMGEMREELASRELTVTFDPAIAAWLVGKLKARSPKHAVGSSRQLRTLVREEIEDPLALELASNHGEEVRVVLGQGSIQFEKGEEAASRQILA